Sequence from the Penicillium oxalicum strain HP7-1 chromosome IV, whole genome shotgun sequence genome:
CGTTGGAGCTCCCGTCGCTGTTGGCGTCACCCACAGCGTACAACCCATCCAGACTGGTCATCATACTGGAAGAGCTGACAGCAATCTTATCTTTGGTCATGTTCAGGTGGAGTTGCCCAGGCAGAGATGATTGCTGAACAGTCGGGAAGTTGGTCAGCAGTGCGTTGCGTTCAACGGAGTCACCAGTGGTGAAATTGATCCGGAAATTGTCGAATTGTCGGTGGTCGGCCTTATCCTGAACCATTCCCCCATCCTGAAGTCGCTCGATGGAAGAAATGGTTCGGTTGTCCAGCTTGACGTTCCAGACCTCCAGTTGCTTCTTCCATTCCGGGCGCCTTTTCTCGGTCTCTGCCTCGCCGGCAGCGGTCTGCGTACCGTTGACGAGGGCAACGATATCCGAGTACTGTGTGTTGATCTCGAGAACACTTCCGACAACATCGGCCAAATGGCCCAGGATGCCGATTCCTTGGTCGCGATGCTCGTATCCATCACACCAGGGGCACCAGAAGATTCCTTTGCCCCAAGCTTCCCTCAAACCAGGAGTATCTGGGAGCACATCCCGTAAACCAGTGCCGAGGACAACTTTACGGGCTGTGTGGTTTTGTCCATCTGCATCCATGACAGAAAAAGCAGAGACCTTGTCTGTGCCAATAGGAGTGATTGAAAGGACGGATCGGTTCACGATTGAGGCGGTTGGATACTCGAGGATCTGCTCGCGGGCCAAGGCACGGAACTCTCCCGGTGGTGTTCCTTCAAAAATGTCAGCCATGGTGGCAGGATATATGATTGTTCTTGTCATCAAAACTTGCCATCATTCCCAATCACGTCGTGCATATTCCTCGTTGGACCATTACGGTATCGCTGGTCATCGAAGAGCAACGCAGTGCGTCGCACACGAGAGACACCACTCAGCGCACTCAGGCCCGAGGGGCCACCCCCCACGACAATCACATCATAGTCGGTGGCTGGAATCGGGTCCGCCAGGGCAAGACTCCCCAGCGAAAGTACTACTGAGACAAGACTTGCAAGTTTGATAGCCATGTTGTATTGCTTCAGGTTGGAGGAGGCCAAGAAAATTCGGGGGTGGATAGGTATCGTCGACAGAACTCGAAGGGAAGGCGCGACGTCCAGCTATTTATGAACCTTTTCCTTGGCCCTTGCACGACTTTCGGCAACCTTACTATCGCGCTCAGCTCGGCGGGTCTGTACAACATCATGAGCCGCTGAACAGGAGTACCAAGAGGCCCGGAGAATGCAGGAACCACTTCGAGAACAAGTTAAAGGGATTGCTGGCTGCGTGGTACAATTGGGCGTTGTAGTCAATATTTTTTGCACAAGATTTGAGGGCGTTGCTCCTGCAGTAGTGTGGAGTTAGTAGTGAGAGGTGGGTCGAGTGAGCTGAAGACATAATACGGAGCTGAGTCGCCAAGACTGATAAATTCTTGTAGTGGAGGCGCATTGCGGGCCAGTGCATTGAATAAGGCGTTCCGACACAATTGACACCATTGCTTTTCGGGACCTGTCAATCACGACTACGACTGATGCGTGAAGCTGTCTCTGGCTGCGTGCACCGCCTGCATATACCGGAATGTAAGGCTCAATATCTTATTCGGTGCTTTGCATTAAAAGCGAAGCTCAcgtcgcaagaagaagagtacCTCGGTCAGTCTACTTCTCCACTGAAGTTGCTCTGAATagcttcattttcatttcgACCTGTAAACGTAGAGATGCTGTGCCGCGGATAGGTCGCTCGGTAACTGAGAAAGTCCTAGAGCTGGCAATGATCGGCGTCTCGCGTTGTACAAGCTGGGAAAGAATATCTGCTACGCTGTAGCAAAATGGCGGCAACCGATGATCATTGAAAATGAAATGTGGAGTCCCGGTCGATAGTCTACCATCTCGAGATCGACACTTGCGAGAAATATGTCCCGCTTGAGTGCTGTGTACTGCACATCGAGTCGATGCTCGTCTGGAGTTCAGGTACTCGATTGGGATTAGAAGGGTCAATTGGGGGCAGACCCATATGACTTGTCACAGATCAAAGATTGCAGCCCAAGATGACTACACTGCTAGCTCATGACTGCAGATCATGGCCGACTGGAAGAGCCCTCTATAGATCGCCTCCCCTTATAATGATTCATGGTATGTACTCTATGGCACCCGCATACTATCCTTAATACAGTGCTAGAATG
This genomic interval carries:
- a CDS encoding putative thioredoxin reductase; translated protein: MAIKLASLVSVVLSLGSLALADPIPATDYDVIVVGGGPSGLSALSGVSRVRRTALLFDDQRYRTPPGEFRALAREQILEYPTASIVNRSVLSITPIGTDKVSAFSVMDADGQNHTARKVVLGTGLRDVLPDTPGLREAWGKGIFWCPWCDGYEHRDQGIGILGHLADVVGSVLEINTQYSDIVALVNGTQTAAGEAETEKRRPEWKKQLEVWNVKLDNRTISSIERLQDGGMVQDKADHRQFDNFRINFTTGDSVERNALLTNFPTVQQSSLPGQLHLNMTKDKIAVSSSSMMTSLDGLYAVGDANSDGSSNVPHAMFSGKKAAVYLHVQLSREDTASKISKRTGLSPSELEEEAHRAIGRNLEPQWDAVMSRR